The Buttiauxella selenatireducens genome has a window encoding:
- a CDS encoding formate/nitrite transporter family protein: MDELKEDKIDKSTDGIEVESDEKDHGEKIEVDEERLPSRAMAIHEHIRQDGEKELERDAMALLWSAIAAGLSMGASLLAKGVFHVNLEGVPGSFLLENLGYTFGFIIVIMARQQLFTENTVTAVLPIMHKPTGINFLLLLRLWGVVLLGNVIGTGLAAYAFEYMPIFDEQTRDAFVKIGMDVMKNTPGEMFANAIISGWIIATMVWMFPAAGAAKIVVIIIMTWLVALGDLTHIVVGSVEILYLVFNGTLHWSDFFWPFALPTLAGNICGGTFIFALISHAQIRNDMSNKKKAEAKAKTKQPKENEEAKKR; this comes from the coding sequence ATGGATGAATTAAAAGAAGACAAAATCGATAAATCCACCGACGGAATCGAAGTTGAAAGTGATGAGAAAGACCACGGGGAAAAGATAGAGGTCGACGAGGAACGCCTGCCATCGCGGGCAATGGCTATCCACGAACACATCCGTCAGGACGGCGAAAAAGAGCTGGAACGTGATGCGATGGCGTTGTTATGGTCGGCGATTGCGGCGGGTTTATCGATGGGGGCATCGCTACTGGCAAAAGGGGTATTTCACGTCAATCTGGAAGGTGTGCCCGGCAGCTTTTTGCTGGAAAACCTCGGCTATACCTTCGGGTTTATTATCGTCATCATGGCGCGCCAACAGCTTTTCACCGAGAACACCGTGACAGCCGTTCTGCCCATCATGCATAAACCGACCGGGATAAACTTCCTGTTACTACTGCGTTTATGGGGTGTGGTTCTACTGGGTAACGTTATTGGCACCGGCCTCGCAGCCTATGCGTTTGAATACATGCCCATTTTCGATGAGCAAACCCGTGACGCATTTGTCAAAATTGGCATGGATGTGATGAAAAATACCCCGGGTGAGATGTTCGCCAACGCGATTATCTCTGGCTGGATCATCGCCACCATGGTGTGGATGTTCCCCGCTGCGGGTGCGGCAAAAATCGTGGTGATTATCATCATGACGTGGCTGGTCGCGCTGGGGGATTTAACCCATATCGTGGTCGGCTCCGTTGAAATCCTCTACCTGGTCTTTAACGGTACACTCCACTGGAGCGATTTCTTCTGGCCGTTCGCCCTGCCCACGCTTGCAGGCAACATTTGCGGCGGGACGTTTATCTTTGCGTTAATCAGCCACGCGCAAATCCGTAACGATATGAGCAATAAGAAAAAAGCCGAAGCAAAGGCGAAAACGAAGCAACCAAAGGAAAATGAAGAGGCTAAAAAGCGCTAA
- the ccmE gene encoding cytochrome c maturation protein CcmE, which yields MNIRRKNRLYLALAVLVGLGLTITLVLYALRSNIDLFYTPSEILYGKGESHQVPEVGQRLRVGGMVQPGSVKRDNQTLKVTFKIYDASGVVDVSYVGILPDLFREGQGVVAQGVFASGNRVEAKEVLAKHDENYTPPEVKEAMDKNHQRAPQAYKDNAS from the coding sequence ATGAACATTCGTCGTAAAAATCGGCTCTACCTGGCACTTGCGGTGCTGGTTGGGTTGGGGCTGACCATCACGTTGGTACTGTACGCGCTGCGTAGCAATATCGACCTGTTCTATACGCCGAGCGAAATCCTGTATGGCAAAGGTGAGAGCCACCAGGTACCCGAAGTAGGGCAACGTTTGCGGGTGGGCGGTATGGTTCAGCCGGGCAGCGTGAAACGTGATAACCAAACGTTGAAAGTCACGTTCAAAATTTATGATGCCAGCGGTGTGGTTGATGTCAGTTACGTCGGCATTTTGCCGGACCTTTTCCGTGAAGGGCAGGGTGTCGTAGCACAAGGCGTCTTCGCTTCGGGAAACCGAGTTGAAGCGAAAGAAGTGCTGGCGAAGCATGATGAAAATTACACGCCGCCGGAAGTTAAAGAAGCGATGGATAAAAATCACCAACGTGCCCCGCAGGCTTATAAGGATAACGCCTCATGA
- the ccmB gene encoding heme exporter protein CcmB, which yields MMRRIFLHELRVVLRKGAEIANPLWFFLIVITLFPLGIGPEPQLLARIAPGVIWVAALLASLLAMDRLFRDDFQDGSLEQLMLLPIPLPMVVLAKVTAHWVVTGLPLLILSPLAALLLGLDFYSWQVMAMTLLLGTPTLSFLGAPGVGLTVGLRRSGVLLSLLVLPLTIPLLIFATAAMDAASMHLPVDGYMAILGAMLAASATLSPFATAAALRVSIQ from the coding sequence ATGATGCGCCGAATTTTCCTGCATGAATTACGCGTGGTATTGCGCAAAGGTGCAGAGATCGCCAATCCTTTGTGGTTCTTTCTTATCGTTATCACGCTGTTTCCGTTAGGAATTGGCCCAGAGCCACAGTTGCTGGCGCGCATTGCGCCGGGCGTGATTTGGGTGGCGGCACTACTGGCGTCGCTGCTGGCGATGGACAGATTGTTCCGCGATGATTTTCAGGACGGTTCGCTTGAGCAACTTATGTTGCTACCCATCCCTTTACCGATGGTGGTGTTAGCGAAAGTGACCGCTCACTGGGTGGTTACGGGATTACCATTGCTGATCCTCTCACCTCTGGCTGCACTGTTGTTGGGGTTGGATTTTTACAGCTGGCAAGTGATGGCAATGACGCTGCTGCTGGGAACGCCGACACTCAGTTTTTTGGGCGCACCAGGCGTTGGGCTGACGGTGGGGCTGCGGCGCAGCGGCGTGTTGTTGAGTCTGCTGGTGTTGCCGCTGACTATCCCGTTGTTAATTTTTGCCACCGCCGCCATGGATGCCGCTTCCATGCATCTTCCGGTTGACGGTTATATGGCAATTCTTGGGGCGATGCTTGCGGCAAGCGCTACATTAAGCCCGTTTGCTACGGCGGCGGCACTGCGCGTAAGTATTCAATAA
- the ccmA gene encoding cytochrome c biogenesis heme-transporting ATPase CcmA encodes MLDAINLTCVRDDRVLFSELSFNVRPGEMVQIAGKNGAGKTSLLRILAGLAQAEEGEVKWQGEGLSRARYQYHQNLLWLGHQPGIKTVLTAFENLSFYHAHGAESLRWQALTEVGLLGFEDVPVNQLSAGQQRRVALARLWLSTHKLWILDEPFTAIDVAGVEKLTRQLRHHTENGGMVVLTTHQPLAVDNVRQIHLQEKRT; translated from the coding sequence ATGCTTGATGCGATTAACTTGACCTGCGTACGTGATGATCGCGTGTTATTTAGCGAGTTGTCGTTTAACGTTCGTCCTGGTGAAATGGTGCAGATAGCCGGGAAAAATGGGGCCGGGAAAACGTCGCTGTTGCGGATTTTGGCGGGTCTTGCACAGGCAGAGGAAGGCGAAGTGAAGTGGCAAGGGGAAGGGTTATCCCGCGCACGCTATCAGTATCACCAGAACCTGCTGTGGCTGGGGCATCAACCGGGTATCAAAACGGTGCTGACGGCCTTTGAAAATCTCAGCTTTTATCATGCTCATGGTGCGGAATCTCTACGTTGGCAAGCACTTACTGAAGTGGGATTGCTGGGGTTTGAAGATGTTCCGGTAAACCAACTTTCTGCCGGGCAGCAACGGCGTGTGGCGCTGGCCCGTTTGTGGTTAAGCACACATAAACTCTGGATTCTGGATGAGCCTTTCACTGCCATCGACGTAGCCGGTGTGGAAAAGCTCACGCGTCAACTCAGGCACCATACCGAAAATGGCGGAATGGTTGTTCTCACCACGCATCAGCCACTGGCAGTCGACAATGTGCGTCAAATTCATTTACAGGAGAAACGGACATGA
- the ccmD gene encoding heme exporter protein CcmD, which produces MTSAFLNWGDFFAMGGYAFYVWLAVALTFIPLLLLVVHTRMQRHTILNSVSRQQAREKRIQAAQRAEGTE; this is translated from the coding sequence ATGACAAGCGCATTTTTAAACTGGGGTGATTTTTTTGCTATGGGCGGCTATGCGTTTTACGTCTGGCTTGCCGTCGCGCTGACGTTCATTCCATTGCTGCTGTTGGTGGTTCATACCCGCATGCAGCGCCACACCATTTTGAATTCTGTCAGTCGCCAACAAGCACGGGAAAAGCGTATTCAGGCAGCACAACGAGCAGAGGGAACTGAATGA
- a CDS encoding heme ABC transporter permease → MWKWLHQLAKPERLYQLCGYFVPWCALISAVLLVAGCIWGFGFAPADYQQGQSYRIMYLHVPAAIWSMGIYGSMAVAAFIGLVWQMKMSDLAVAAMAPVGAVFTFIALVTGSAWGKPMWGTWWVWDARLTSELVLLFLYIGVIALYNAFDDRRLAGRAAGILVLVGVVNLPIIHFSVEWWNTLHQGSTNMQQSIDPSMRTPLRLTIFGFLMLFVTLTLMRLRNLILLQEQRRPWVLALVNKGRNA, encoded by the coding sequence ATGTGGAAATGGTTACATCAGCTCGCTAAACCCGAGCGGCTTTATCAGCTATGCGGTTATTTTGTGCCGTGGTGCGCACTCATCAGTGCCGTGTTATTGGTTGCCGGTTGTATCTGGGGATTTGGATTTGCACCCGCAGATTATCAACAAGGCCAGAGCTATCGCATTATGTATCTTCATGTCCCGGCGGCGATCTGGTCGATGGGGATCTATGGCTCGATGGCGGTTGCCGCGTTTATTGGCCTGGTGTGGCAGATGAAAATGTCAGACCTCGCAGTGGCGGCGATGGCTCCGGTGGGCGCGGTATTTACTTTTATCGCGCTGGTGACCGGTTCTGCATGGGGCAAACCAATGTGGGGAACCTGGTGGGTGTGGGATGCACGCCTGACATCCGAGCTGGTGCTGCTGTTTCTCTATATTGGCGTGATTGCGCTTTATAACGCTTTTGACGACCGTCGTCTGGCTGGGCGCGCCGCCGGGATTCTGGTGCTGGTCGGTGTGGTGAACTTACCGATTATCCACTTCTCGGTTGAATGGTGGAACACCCTGCATCAAGGCTCGACAAACATGCAGCAAAGCATCGACCCATCCATGCGCACGCCGTTGCGTCTGACCATTTTCGGTTTCCTGATGTTGTTTGTGACCTTGACGTTGATGCGTTTGCGTAACCTCATTTTGCTTCAGGAACAGCGCCGTCCGTGGGTTTTGGCGTTGGTGAATAAAGGGAGAAACGCATGA
- a CDS encoding lysozyme inhibitor LprI family protein, translated as MLSFNRVFTFVTLLALPASVMAIDCSKATLKDDTAICASPYLMQLDAVLNKSYALARKHSDKELLKNQQLSWLKERQLCSDDLSCLGNSYISRISKLASVDNISVIHTASKQWDFVLSVSGCNQDTSYPTCEGPGMLDIFTKDTGKLVQHLQPQNIFIELNSKGKATANLVEMYGDNNSGLVVDDINFDGFDDIALRTGNEGAYGGPSYEVLLYKPKSKNFVKNDALTQLGSENLGLFDIDPQSRTLTTSTKSGCCWHQSKVWKINNDQPVLIEEITEAAGSGNNQNTMMITTRKWVNGQWQTTEKKAETSE; from the coding sequence ATGCTTAGCTTTAATCGAGTATTTACATTCGTGACGTTATTGGCATTACCTGCGTCGGTGATGGCAATTGATTGTTCAAAAGCGACATTGAAAGATGACACCGCAATATGTGCCAGCCCGTATTTGATGCAGCTTGATGCAGTTTTAAATAAAAGCTATGCCTTAGCTCGAAAGCACTCAGATAAAGAACTATTAAAAAATCAGCAGCTAAGTTGGTTAAAAGAGCGCCAACTGTGTAGTGATGATCTTTCCTGTCTCGGCAATAGCTATATATCGCGGATCAGCAAATTGGCATCAGTGGATAATATTTCAGTGATCCATACCGCATCAAAGCAATGGGATTTTGTACTTTCAGTTTCCGGCTGTAATCAGGACACATCATATCCAACCTGCGAAGGGCCTGGAATGTTAGATATTTTTACCAAAGATACCGGAAAGCTGGTGCAGCATTTGCAGCCTCAAAATATTTTTATTGAGCTCAATAGCAAAGGGAAAGCCACGGCAAATTTGGTTGAGATGTATGGCGACAATAACAGTGGCCTGGTTGTTGATGACATTAACTTTGATGGCTTCGATGACATCGCCCTGCGAACGGGCAATGAAGGAGCTTACGGTGGTCCTTCTTATGAAGTGTTACTTTACAAACCGAAGTCCAAAAATTTTGTTAAGAATGATGCATTAACTCAGCTCGGTAGCGAAAATCTGGGGTTGTTTGATATTGATCCTCAGTCTCGAACCCTGACAACATCAACCAAAAGCGGGTGTTGCTGGCACCAATCTAAAGTATGGAAAATTAACAATGATCAGCCTGTACTCATTGAGGAAATCACTGAAGCCGCAGGAAGCGGTAATAATCAAAACACGATGATGATCACAACGCGTAAATGGGTCAATGGACAATGGCAAACAACGGAAAAGAAAGCTGAAACATCGGAATAA
- a CDS encoding DUF4431 domain-containing protein — translation MPGTIAFVFLSLITLFTSTVSAACLDYEKNVKLSGYLEVSVFFGAPGFGEDPKTDRREIKNILFLDEPVCANRSDNGDAEKEQIEVTLETDESPGAPNLDQYVGKHITVVGKLTHALTGHDHTSLILESVQLSDTDSEARARIERKPVLDAVRQVAVELAGQTVRIKVSRLNVSDDWAVLMGELVAPEGSTLDWSLAKDCNEDLDKMLWSVLNKSTGQWKIKEINICASEPPYWYLKDSELTMPCGVYKGLDSMTEGAQFADLAQRCEEVKASGVAKGDHVKINQVEAIPPFTDQQKRMMLIQFQHFQKAVKDKDVATIKSFIIFPAVWDVFYFWPEGKANPPGELTVELFDKYSKAIVEDMSLLSGIKLDPDKMTMTEFRVNALAPEEQSRKYISAGDVGNENIYYYLEKGDKHFVNGTCDDISNVEISDTGLIAYAGSGSNHQLPGLSELCEHQAIFDFEFIDGKLRLKDRTFAG, via the coding sequence ATGCCAGGGACAATAGCATTTGTTTTTCTTTCTTTAATTACGCTCTTTACAAGTACTGTTTCCGCAGCGTGTCTTGATTATGAGAAAAATGTCAAACTCAGTGGTTATTTAGAAGTCAGTGTGTTTTTCGGTGCTCCAGGTTTTGGTGAGGATCCTAAAACCGACAGAAGAGAGATTAAGAATATCCTGTTTCTCGATGAACCAGTCTGTGCCAATAGAAGTGATAATGGCGATGCGGAGAAAGAACAAATTGAAGTCACGTTAGAAACGGATGAATCACCTGGGGCACCCAATTTAGACCAATATGTCGGGAAGCATATTACCGTCGTCGGCAAACTTACCCATGCACTAACGGGTCATGATCATACCTCTTTGATTTTAGAGTCAGTGCAACTGTCTGATACGGATTCGGAAGCCAGGGCGCGAATTGAACGAAAGCCGGTGCTTGATGCTGTTCGCCAGGTCGCTGTGGAATTAGCGGGGCAAACTGTACGGATCAAAGTCTCACGCCTTAATGTCAGCGATGACTGGGCGGTTTTGATGGGGGAACTTGTTGCGCCCGAAGGGAGTACACTCGACTGGTCATTAGCGAAGGATTGCAACGAAGATTTAGATAAAATGCTCTGGTCGGTGCTGAATAAATCGACCGGGCAGTGGAAAATTAAAGAAATAAACATCTGCGCCTCTGAACCACCTTACTGGTACCTTAAAGATTCCGAGTTGACGATGCCTTGTGGTGTCTATAAAGGTCTGGATTCCATGACGGAAGGGGCTCAATTTGCCGATTTGGCTCAGCGATGTGAAGAGGTAAAAGCATCCGGGGTCGCAAAGGGAGATCATGTAAAAATAAATCAGGTTGAGGCCATCCCCCCGTTCACTGACCAGCAAAAACGCATGATGCTAATACAGTTTCAGCACTTTCAGAAAGCGGTAAAAGATAAGGATGTCGCGACCATAAAATCATTTATCATATTTCCAGCAGTATGGGATGTTTTCTATTTCTGGCCTGAAGGAAAAGCTAATCCCCCAGGGGAACTGACGGTGGAACTTTTTGATAAATATTCAAAAGCTATTGTTGAGGATATGAGTCTATTAAGTGGTATTAAACTGGATCCTGATAAAATGACTATGACAGAGTTTCGGGTTAACGCGTTAGCACCGGAAGAGCAAAGTCGAAAGTATATTTCAGCGGGTGATGTGGGTAATGAAAATATTTATTATTACCTTGAAAAAGGAGATAAGCATTTTGTTAATGGAACCTGTGATGATATCAGTAATGTGGAAATCTCTGATACTGGTCTGATTGCCTACGCAGGCAGCGGATCAAATCATCAGCTACCGGGTTTATCTGAATTGTGCGAGCACCAGGCCATTTTCGATTTCGAATTCATTGATGGCAAATTGCGGCTGAAAGACCGCACATTTGCGGGATAA
- the dsbE gene encoding thiol:disulfide interchange protein DsbE has translation MNRKVLFIPLVLFLLLAAMLLWQLARNAQGDDPTNLESALVGKPVPVFRLESLENPGKIYDQAVLNDGKPLLLNVWATWCPTCRAEHQYLNGLKAQGVRVVGMNYKDDRQKAINWLNELGNPYALSLFDGNGMLGLDLGVYGAPETFLIDGKGIIRYRHAGDLNDRVWQQEIKPLWDKYNKEAGA, from the coding sequence ATGAATCGCAAAGTCTTATTTATCCCGCTAGTTCTGTTTTTATTGCTGGCGGCGATGCTGCTGTGGCAACTGGCGCGTAATGCGCAGGGCGATGACCCGACTAATCTTGAATCGGCATTAGTTGGGAAGCCGGTTCCGGTGTTTCGTCTTGAGTCGCTGGAAAACCCCGGCAAGATTTATGACCAGGCTGTGCTCAACGACGGCAAACCGTTGTTGCTCAACGTCTGGGCGACCTGGTGCCCAACCTGCCGGGCCGAGCATCAGTATCTTAACGGGCTGAAAGCGCAGGGCGTTCGCGTGGTCGGCATGAACTATAAAGATGATCGACAGAAAGCGATTAACTGGCTCAATGAGCTAGGTAATCCTTACGCGCTGAGCCTGTTTGATGGCAACGGTATGTTGGGCTTGGATCTGGGTGTGTACGGCGCACCGGAAACCTTCCTGATCGACGGTAAAGGGATCATTCGCTACCGCCATGCGGGCGATCTTAACGATCGCGTCTGGCAGCAAGAAATCAAACCGCTGTGGGATAAGTACAACAAGGAGGCTGGCGCATGA
- a CDS encoding heme lyase CcmF/NrfE family subunit yields the protein MMPEIGSFLLCLALGWSLLLSVYPLWGVKRNDSRLMASARPLAWALFITLCASFLVLVNAFVVNDFTVLYVANNSNSELPVWYRVAATWGAHEGSLLLWVLLLSAWTFAVALFSRSMPQDAVARVLAVMGMINFGFLLFIIFTSNPFTRTLPDFPIEGRDLNPLLQDIGLIFHPPLLYMGYVGFSVAFAFSIAALMAGKLDSAWARWTRPWTLAAWSFLTIGIVLGSAWAYYELGWGGWWFWDPVENASFMPWLAGTALIHSLSVTEKRGSFKAWTVLLAITAFSLCLLGTFLVRSGVLVSVHSFASDPARGMFILAFLVIVIGGSLLLYAVKGSKVRSRVGNSLWSRESFLLGNNVLLIAAMLVVLLGTLLPLVHKQLGLGSISIGEPFFNTMFTALMAPFALLMGIGPLVRWRRDESRKLVKRLAIALAITVALSLLLPWLMQDRIEAMTVVGLLMAVWVFVLAVMEVYERATHRSGLLKGLWKLPRSHWGMVFGHLGLAVTVVGIAFSQNYSIERDVRMKAGDSIDIHQYHFVFRDVHDLNGPNYRGGVGIIDVTRNGKHEATLHAEKRFYNSNRAMMTEAAIDGGVTRDLYAALGEELDDGSWAVRLYYKPFVRWIWMGGILMTIGGLFCLFDPRYRQRKHMPEAA from the coding sequence ATGATGCCTGAAATTGGCAGTTTTTTGCTGTGTCTGGCGCTTGGCTGGTCATTGTTACTCAGTGTCTATCCGTTGTGGGGCGTGAAACGTAATGACTCGCGATTAATGGCCTCTGCCCGTCCGCTGGCCTGGGCGCTATTTATCACGCTGTGTGCAAGTTTCTTAGTGCTGGTGAATGCGTTTGTCGTTAACGATTTTACCGTACTGTATGTGGCGAATAACTCAAACTCCGAGCTGCCAGTCTGGTATCGCGTTGCGGCGACCTGGGGGGCTCACGAAGGCTCCTTGCTACTGTGGGTTTTGTTGTTGAGCGCATGGACTTTTGCGGTGGCGTTGTTCAGCCGTAGTATGCCGCAAGATGCGGTGGCGCGAGTTCTGGCCGTCATGGGGATGATTAATTTCGGCTTCCTGCTGTTTATCATTTTCACCTCCAACCCTTTTACCCGCACGCTGCCTGACTTCCCTATTGAAGGGCGCGATCTGAATCCTCTGTTGCAAGACATCGGGCTGATTTTCCACCCGCCGTTGCTGTATATGGGGTATGTCGGTTTTTCCGTGGCCTTTGCTTTTTCTATCGCAGCACTCATGGCCGGGAAACTCGATTCTGCCTGGGCGCGTTGGACGCGTCCGTGGACGTTAGCCGCCTGGTCATTTTTAACCATCGGTATCGTTTTGGGATCGGCCTGGGCTTATTACGAGTTAGGTTGGGGCGGCTGGTGGTTCTGGGACCCGGTAGAAAACGCCTCGTTTATGCCGTGGCTTGCGGGAACGGCGCTGATCCACTCGCTTTCAGTGACAGAAAAGCGCGGCAGCTTTAAAGCCTGGACGGTGTTGCTGGCAATCACCGCATTCTCGCTGTGCTTGTTGGGGACTTTCCTGGTGCGCTCGGGCGTGTTGGTTTCGGTGCATTCATTTGCGTCTGACCCGGCACGTGGGATGTTTATTCTTGCCTTCCTGGTGATTGTGATTGGCGGTTCGCTGCTGCTTTATGCGGTGAAAGGAAGCAAAGTCCGCTCACGCGTCGGGAATAGTTTGTGGTCCAGGGAATCATTTTTACTCGGTAATAACGTGCTGTTGATTGCCGCGATGCTGGTGGTGTTGCTGGGGACGTTACTTCCGCTGGTCCACAAGCAACTCGGGTTGGGCAGTATTTCTATTGGTGAACCGTTCTTCAACACCATGTTTACCGCATTGATGGCACCCTTTGCCTTACTGATGGGGATTGGCCCATTAGTGCGCTGGCGTCGCGATGAGTCGCGAAAATTAGTGAAACGCCTGGCGATTGCGCTGGCGATCACCGTTGCGCTTTCACTGTTGTTGCCATGGTTAATGCAAGATCGCATCGAAGCGATGACGGTGGTCGGTTTGCTGATGGCGGTGTGGGTGTTTGTGTTGGCAGTTATGGAAGTCTACGAACGCGCCACGCATCGCTCCGGTTTGCTTAAAGGCTTATGGAAATTGCCGCGCAGCCATTGGGGCATGGTGTTCGGGCATTTGGGACTGGCCGTGACGGTTGTCGGCATCGCCTTTAGCCAGAATTACAGCATTGAGCGTGACGTGCGGATGAAAGCGGGCGATAGCATCGATATCCACCAGTATCACTTTGTGTTCCGCGATGTTCACGATCTGAATGGCCCTAACTACCGTGGTGGCGTGGGGATTATCGACGTCACGCGCAACGGTAAACACGAAGCCACGCTGCATGCTGAGAAGCGTTTCTACAACAGTAACCGCGCGATGATGACCGAAGCGGCTATAGATGGTGGCGTGACGCGCGACCTCTATGCGGCACTGGGTGAGGAATTAGATGACGGAAGTTGGGCGGTGCGCCTCTATTACAAACCTTTTGTTCGCTGGATTTGGATGGGTGGCATCCTGATGACCATCGGTGGGCTGTTCTGTTTGTTTGACCCGCGTTACCGCCAGCGTAAACACATGCCGGAGGCCGCATGA
- a CDS encoding patatin-like phospholipase family protein, with protein MAMRILSIDGGGIRGILPGMILVELEKKLQIISRDSEARIADYFDLVAGTSTGAILCSAYVCPDAKRKPKFSAQEAVNFYLNDGDDIFDVSVWKKIGSLRGATDEKYSAKELEIVLKAAFGEIKLSELLRPTCFVAYDVSSRLPVIFKQHSAVASHRDFLVRDVLRGTSAAPTYFETARIYSLPPLSEKFVLVDGGVVANDPALCAYSEAIKFSNVAGIKDMIIVSLGTGKKLQGYSYSEVKDWGPFGWAKPAIDIALEGGPQMSAYYLQQIASTVKNSKYYRIQPELYGADPALDNASRENLELLRNAGLQNAAAFDEKLTEIANLLVSSGGDFKFKDKS; from the coding sequence ATGGCGATGAGAATACTTTCTATCGATGGTGGTGGGATCAGAGGCATCCTTCCTGGTATGATATTAGTCGAGCTGGAGAAAAAGTTACAAATAATATCTAGAGATTCAGAAGCAAGGATCGCTGATTATTTCGATTTGGTTGCCGGCACTAGTACTGGCGCCATTCTTTGTTCCGCCTATGTTTGTCCTGACGCAAAAAGAAAGCCAAAATTCTCTGCTCAGGAAGCCGTTAATTTCTATCTTAATGATGGTGATGATATTTTTGATGTTAGCGTCTGGAAAAAAATCGGTTCATTAAGAGGCGCAACTGATGAAAAATATTCAGCAAAAGAGTTGGAAATAGTATTAAAAGCGGCATTTGGTGAAATAAAACTTAGTGAATTATTAAGACCGACCTGCTTTGTTGCTTATGACGTAAGCAGTCGTCTTCCTGTTATCTTCAAACAACACTCGGCAGTAGCGAGTCATCGGGATTTTCTGGTCAGGGATGTTTTACGTGGCACTTCTGCAGCCCCTACGTACTTCGAGACGGCGCGAATTTACTCATTACCTCCTTTATCAGAAAAATTTGTCCTAGTTGATGGCGGTGTGGTGGCAAACGACCCTGCGCTCTGTGCCTACTCTGAAGCCATTAAATTCAGTAATGTTGCTGGCATCAAAGATATGATTATTGTCTCGCTTGGTACCGGCAAAAAATTACAGGGTTATTCCTATTCCGAAGTGAAGGATTGGGGACCTTTTGGCTGGGCAAAACCTGCCATCGATATTGCTCTCGAGGGTGGGCCACAGATGTCTGCGTACTACTTGCAACAAATTGCTTCAACGGTAAAAAATTCTAAATACTACAGAATTCAGCCCGAATTATATGGTGCCGATCCAGCGTTGGATAACGCATCACGAGAGAATTTAGAACTACTTCGTAATGCAGGGCTACAAAATGCAGCTGCATTCGATGAAAAATTAACTGAAATTGCCAATTTGCTAGTCAGTAGTGGTGGGGATTTTAAGTTTAAGGATAAGAGCTGA